In Prescottella soli, a genomic segment contains:
- a CDS encoding polysaccharide pyruvyl transferase family protein: MAVDIVHWNPRKPRIRGPLGWLLPKYPPVNNFGDLLGPPIVREMLRRRGLDYEKASSEGRLVAVGSIMRMARDGDVVWGTGVNGKSTALPHEFSNLDVRAVRGPLTAQFLRDRGIDVPDVYGDPGLLVGWLWPRESFDGTMKRRALTVIPNLHDVDRYKDHPGFWHPCSPLSQTIARIATSDFVVGSSLHAVVLADSFGIGSRLIRSAHEPPFKYEDYYRGTGRASFKMASDVDEALAMGGEELPGWSPDELVRAFPWDLWSLTEPNRNLW, encoded by the coding sequence GTGGCCGTCGACATTGTCCACTGGAACCCGCGGAAGCCGCGAATTCGCGGTCCGCTGGGTTGGCTGCTTCCGAAATATCCGCCGGTCAACAACTTCGGTGACCTGCTGGGTCCACCGATCGTTCGTGAGATGCTTCGCCGTAGAGGTTTGGACTACGAAAAGGCCTCCTCCGAAGGCAGATTGGTTGCGGTCGGATCCATCATGCGCATGGCACGAGATGGCGACGTCGTGTGGGGTACGGGTGTCAACGGAAAGAGTACGGCGCTTCCACACGAGTTCTCGAACCTCGATGTCCGAGCTGTGCGTGGTCCACTTACCGCGCAGTTCCTGAGAGACAGAGGAATAGACGTCCCAGATGTCTATGGGGACCCTGGCCTGCTCGTCGGGTGGCTCTGGCCGCGCGAGTCATTCGACGGAACGATGAAGCGTAGAGCCCTCACTGTTATCCCGAACCTGCACGACGTCGATCGATACAAGGATCATCCGGGCTTCTGGCATCCGTGCAGTCCGCTATCGCAGACGATCGCGAGGATCGCGACGAGCGACTTCGTTGTCGGAAGCTCGCTGCATGCTGTGGTGCTCGCGGATTCGTTCGGGATCGGTAGCCGGTTGATCCGGTCGGCCCACGAGCCGCCGTTCAAGTACGAGGACTATTACCGCGGCACCGGGCGAGCGAGCTTCAAGATGGCCTCCGATGTCGATGAGGCACTCGCGATGGGAGGGGAGGAGTTGCCGGGGTGGTCGCCCGACGAACTCGTACGGGCCTTTCCATGGGATCTGTGGTCGTTGACAGAACCGAATCGGAATCTCTGGTAA
- a CDS encoding glycosyltransferase — translation MNEAVACRARTDSASDDVPANQRVDYLVGGFRISLDSSTDTPGPRTHIVNFLRGLDQNGVQSKLFLASSFPFMGRFASIKQTDYVDISNARVWLADVVRLVAALWCGLNVFVRSVASPKPAMIYERLAVLQSMSSFHFWKNRAFRVVEANGILSRETARDRNVLKSERLAAYLERRVLRRADLVVAVSAPLKDELVAFASLDPDKIMVVPNGVPDQLLRYERKPHTVRVAGFVGSVVKWHGLDRIIEEVAEVSRKSDVALAFEVIGDGAELASLRALVDEQGLTDVVRLRGRMAQEDAFELMAGWDIGIASHQKSSSDSMYHSPLKLYEYAALGLSILCTDSNDARALASSGADVRMFEDATQFSEQLQAMLVEPPRSGEEIEASRSAVLAAHSWRSRAAGVLRRAGM, via the coding sequence ATGAACGAAGCGGTGGCATGCAGAGCTCGGACAGATTCGGCGTCGGATGACGTGCCGGCGAACCAGCGGGTGGACTATCTGGTGGGTGGGTTCCGTATCTCTCTCGACAGCTCCACAGATACGCCCGGTCCGCGCACACACATTGTGAATTTCCTTCGCGGCCTGGATCAGAACGGGGTGCAGTCGAAGCTCTTCCTGGCATCGTCCTTCCCCTTCATGGGACGGTTCGCCTCGATCAAGCAGACCGACTACGTGGACATCAGCAATGCGCGAGTCTGGCTCGCGGACGTCGTTCGCCTTGTCGCCGCACTGTGGTGCGGGTTGAACGTCTTCGTACGATCGGTGGCGTCCCCGAAACCGGCGATGATCTACGAGCGACTGGCCGTTCTGCAGTCTATGTCGAGCTTTCATTTCTGGAAGAACCGTGCATTCCGTGTCGTGGAGGCGAATGGAATCCTCTCGCGTGAGACTGCGCGCGACCGCAATGTCCTGAAGTCCGAGCGCTTGGCTGCGTACCTCGAGCGCAGGGTGCTTCGCCGAGCCGACCTGGTGGTCGCCGTCAGTGCCCCGCTGAAGGACGAACTCGTAGCGTTCGCCTCGCTCGATCCGGACAAGATCATGGTCGTTCCGAACGGTGTACCCGATCAGCTTCTTCGCTACGAGCGGAAACCCCATACGGTTCGGGTGGCCGGCTTCGTCGGGTCAGTCGTGAAATGGCACGGCCTCGATCGGATCATCGAGGAGGTCGCCGAGGTTTCACGGAAGAGTGATGTCGCGCTTGCCTTCGAGGTCATCGGCGACGGAGCCGAGCTCGCTTCGTTGCGCGCGCTGGTCGACGAGCAGGGCCTGACAGATGTTGTGCGCCTGCGGGGGCGGATGGCGCAGGAGGACGCCTTCGAGCTCATGGCCGGATGGGATATCGGGATCGCGAGCCATCAGAAGTCGTCGAGCGATTCGATGTACCACAGCCCGTTGAAGCTGTACGAGTACGCTGCGCTCGGACTCAGCATTCTGTGCACGGACTCGAATGATGCGCGCGCGCTCGCGTCCTCCGGGGCAGACGTCCGGATGTTCGAAGACGCGACGCAATTCTCGGAACAACTGCAGGCGATGCTCGTGGAGCCTCCGCGCTCCGGAGAAGAGATCGAGGCCAGTCGATCTGCGGTGCTGGCCGCGCACTCCTGGCGCAGTAGGGCGGCAGGAGTCCTCCGCCGAGCGGGCATGTGA
- a CDS encoding DUF4012 domain-containing protein, translating into METEPASPTGEDESTPVRRTRRRRSSQPAAQRRKRRRRITIGVAAASTAAVAWACYTAYEAAQVKLNLERAANHSLQAKDSLLAGNSDAAALAASDADRYADRAREKTDSLNWRFAATLPGVGDPFRTTRQIATVVHGLTSEVLPSAVRTGSAIAPDQLILDGARINLQALRDAAPTIADTASAAQALATRAAAVDGSFLGPVDDARIQLEQQTSELSGMLGNISTAAEIAPAMLGADGPRTYFIGFQTNAEARGTGGLLGGFGELRAVDGAVRVDELASNRELRLTGLDPIDLGPDFDKHYGQSRPTTDFRNSNVSSHFPYAAQIWRSMWNQESGTPVDGVIATDPVALSYVLKVVGPVTMPDGEKITADNVVELTESTAYSRFGTDNAARKHYLQTVAAKVVEKMTGKISHPQALLEALGKAAGEGRIAVWSSRPDEQSVLAGTPLGHTVPDDDAPYAGVVVNNLGGNKLDYYLRREIEYTADSCAGDTRATTVKVRLTNTLPPGDYTNYVAGMFDNPMGAPVGTNLTNLSLISTRAAKLDKVTVDGKPGFAFTGAELGHPVFDLQLPIPQGKTVEVVYQLTEPTSSGDPVVPIQPLVDEPAVTVDVPVC; encoded by the coding sequence ATCGAAACGGAACCGGCGTCGCCCACCGGCGAGGACGAATCGACGCCAGTTCGCCGCACCCGCCGCCGCAGAAGCTCACAACCTGCAGCTCAGCGCCGGAAGCGGCGACGCCGCATCACAATAGGGGTTGCCGCCGCATCGACGGCCGCCGTGGCCTGGGCCTGCTACACCGCCTACGAAGCCGCTCAGGTCAAGTTGAATCTTGAACGAGCAGCAAACCATTCGCTGCAAGCGAAAGACTCACTACTGGCGGGTAACTCGGATGCCGCGGCGCTCGCGGCAAGTGACGCCGACCGCTATGCCGACCGCGCCCGCGAGAAGACCGACTCACTCAACTGGCGTTTCGCTGCCACACTCCCTGGTGTAGGCGATCCGTTCCGCACGACCCGCCAGATCGCGACCGTCGTCCACGGGCTCACGTCCGAGGTCCTCCCCTCGGCCGTGAGAACGGGATCCGCGATCGCACCCGACCAGTTGATCCTGGACGGCGCGCGGATCAACCTGCAGGCCCTGCGGGACGCAGCCCCGACGATCGCGGACACCGCCTCCGCGGCACAGGCATTGGCAACGCGGGCTGCCGCAGTGGACGGTTCGTTCCTCGGCCCCGTCGATGATGCACGCATACAGCTCGAGCAGCAGACGTCGGAGCTGTCGGGGATGCTCGGCAACATATCGACCGCCGCTGAGATCGCGCCGGCAATGCTCGGCGCGGACGGACCCCGGACCTACTTCATCGGGTTCCAGACCAACGCGGAGGCACGCGGAACCGGGGGGTTGCTCGGCGGTTTCGGTGAACTGCGTGCCGTCGACGGGGCCGTTCGCGTGGACGAGCTCGCCAGCAACAGGGAACTGAGACTGACTGGGCTCGACCCGATCGATCTCGGTCCCGATTTCGACAAGCACTACGGACAGAGCCGGCCGACAACCGATTTCCGCAACAGCAACGTCAGTTCACACTTCCCCTACGCAGCACAGATCTGGCGGTCGATGTGGAATCAGGAATCGGGCACACCAGTGGACGGGGTCATCGCGACCGACCCCGTCGCGCTGAGCTACGTGCTGAAGGTGGTCGGCCCGGTCACGATGCCGGACGGCGAGAAGATCACCGCAGACAACGTCGTCGAACTCACCGAGTCGACGGCCTACTCCCGCTTCGGAACCGACAACGCCGCCCGCAAGCACTATCTCCAGACCGTCGCTGCCAAGGTGGTCGAGAAGATGACAGGCAAGATCTCCCACCCGCAGGCGCTGCTGGAGGCGCTCGGCAAGGCTGCCGGCGAGGGCCGGATCGCGGTCTGGAGCTCGCGGCCCGACGAGCAGTCCGTCCTGGCCGGCACCCCGCTGGGACACACCGTTCCGGACGATGACGCCCCGTACGCCGGGGTCGTGGTGAACAACCTCGGTGGCAACAAGCTCGACTACTACCTGCGCCGCGAGATCGAGTACACGGCCGACTCATGTGCGGGAGACACCCGCGCCACCACCGTGAAGGTGCGTCTGACCAACACCCTTCCGCCCGGTGACTACACCAACTACGTTGCCGGAATGTTCGACAACCCGATGGGCGCCCCTGTCGGGACCAACCTCACCAATCTGTCACTCATCTCGACGCGCGCCGCGAAACTCGACAAGGTCACCGTCGACGGGAAGCCCGGCTTCGCGTTCACAGGGGCCGAACTCGGGCACCCCGTCTTCGATCTCCAGCTCCCGATCCCGCAGGGCAAGACCGTCGAGGTCGTCTACCAACTCACCGAACCCACGTCGTCGGGCGATCCGGTGGTGCCGATCCAGCCACTGGTGGATGAGCCCGCCGTAACGGTCGACGTCCCTGTGTGCTGA
- a CDS encoding O-antigen ligase family protein, which yields MCGALALALASTPGTVLRRVKITSLDVAVVLYACAYVLVEYSNSIELGFRLDLVAALSPLFFLIGFYAARTAVCSVETARRLLIGFALPAVPAAVVAVLQLGSPAFSAAVLRVAPGPGLEARLADGRLIRATGLVGHWTGSGFYFCTALAAACTALLLCKRRGLRPPPVVMISLVAAVFGAVSSLTITVVLTALAVVIMTLVVVGVRAGRIAAVLGLIGVVYFQFGSYLSERVEQQTAYRSEYVPAWVPNTIAYRWKIWTEQTIPVIRERPWSGWGTNVYNSADRPRQLAWGSAESQWFGGAISSGIVVTALLAVTLLAALILVARGSTKQNGRWKLPMLGLLVSTLLASFTVPLFTNRGLPIGVWVLFGVVLALDAALSRDTEDVGVGDR from the coding sequence GTGTGCGGCGCTCTGGCTCTAGCACTCGCCTCCACGCCCGGTACGGTCCTTCGGAGAGTGAAGATCACTTCGCTCGACGTCGCGGTCGTCCTGTATGCGTGCGCGTATGTCCTTGTCGAGTACTCGAATTCGATCGAGCTGGGATTTCGCCTCGATCTGGTCGCGGCGCTCAGCCCGCTGTTCTTCCTGATCGGGTTCTACGCGGCGCGTACGGCAGTCTGCAGTGTCGAGACCGCCCGGAGGCTCCTGATCGGATTCGCTTTGCCGGCCGTACCCGCCGCTGTCGTGGCGGTTCTCCAGCTCGGTTCACCGGCCTTCTCCGCGGCGGTGCTCCGCGTTGCGCCCGGTCCGGGATTGGAGGCACGGCTGGCGGACGGGCGCTTGATCCGCGCCACCGGGTTGGTCGGACACTGGACGGGATCAGGTTTCTACTTCTGCACCGCGCTCGCCGCCGCTTGTACCGCACTGCTCCTCTGCAAGAGGCGAGGACTTCGTCCTCCTCCGGTCGTGATGATCTCGCTTGTCGCCGCGGTCTTCGGCGCAGTCTCGTCGCTGACGATCACCGTCGTTCTCACGGCCCTCGCCGTGGTGATCATGACGCTCGTCGTGGTAGGAGTCCGAGCGGGACGCATAGCCGCCGTGTTGGGACTGATTGGTGTCGTGTACTTCCAATTCGGCAGCTACTTGTCGGAGCGGGTCGAACAGCAGACTGCATACCGCTCGGAATATGTGCCCGCATGGGTTCCGAACACGATCGCCTACCGATGGAAGATCTGGACCGAACAAACGATTCCGGTGATTCGTGAGCGCCCGTGGAGTGGATGGGGAACCAACGTCTACAACAGTGCGGACCGTCCGCGCCAGCTTGCCTGGGGATCGGCTGAATCCCAGTGGTTCGGCGGCGCGATTTCATCCGGGATTGTCGTGACGGCCCTGTTGGCCGTCACGCTGTTGGCTGCTCTGATTCTGGTCGCGCGTGGTTCCACCAAGCAGAACGGTCGATGGAAGCTGCCCATGTTGGGACTTCTCGTTTCGACGTTACTGGCATCGTTCACCGTCCCACTGTTCACCAATCGGGGACTACCGATCGGCGTCTGGGTTCTCTTCGGAGTCGTACTCGCTTTGGACGCGGCTCTGTCCCGCGATACGGAGGATGTCGGTGTGGGTGATCGATGA